A stretch of Haemophilus influenzae DNA encodes these proteins:
- a CDS encoding heme lyase CcmF/NrfE family subunit, with amino-acid sequence MIAELGNYALALSLAVSLMLAIFPLWGAEKGNVQLMALARPMTYGLFASLSIAFAALFYLFAVNDFSVQYIVNNSNTTLPIYYRLSAVWGSHEGSLLLWIWLLAVWSFAVALLSKHLPQEAVARVLGIMGIISVGFVLFVLFTSNPFTRTFPDFPVDGKELNPMLQDVGLIFHPPLLYMGYVGFSVAFAFAIASLMTGKLDSAWARWSRPWTLAAWVFLTLGIVLGSWWAYYELGWGGWWFWDPVENSSFMPWLAGTALIHSLSVTEKRGSFKAWTVLLAILAFSLCLLGTFLVRSGILVSVHAFASDPTRGLYILAYLVVVIGGSLALYAYKGSQIRSRDNAERYSRESMLLLNNILLMTALCVVFLGTLLPLVHKQLGLGSISIGAPFFDQMFLIIMTPFALLLGIGPLVKWRRDQFSAIRTPVVISVFVMLIAGFALPYFLQDKITVSSVLGSMMTVIIVLLVLYELQQRATHRESFFVGVRKLSRSHWGMMLAHLGVAMTVWGIAFSQNFSVERDVRMKVGENAQIGRYDFKFAGVTDENGPNYIGGKAQIDISKDGQPETSLFAEKRFYTVSRMSMTEAAIAGGLTRDLYVALGEKLEDNSWALRLYYKPFIRWIWIGGLFMALGGLLCMFDRRYRFNVLLKK; translated from the coding sequence ATGATTGCTGAATTAGGAAATTATGCGCTGGCTTTAAGTTTAGCTGTATCGCTTATGTTGGCGATTTTCCCTTTGTGGGGGGCGGAAAAGGGCAATGTACAATTAATGGCATTAGCTCGCCCAATGACTTATGGTTTATTTGCAAGCCTAAGCATTGCTTTTGCTGCGCTATTTTATTTATTCGCAGTCAATGATTTTAGCGTGCAATATATTGTAAATAATTCTAATACTACTTTACCCATTTATTATCGTTTATCTGCGGTATGGGGTTCCCATGAAGGCTCTTTGTTACTGTGGATTTGGTTACTGGCGGTTTGGTCATTTGCCGTTGCTTTATTGAGTAAACATTTACCCCAAGAAGCGGTTGCTCGCGTGCTTGGTATTATGGGGATTATTAGCGTCGGTTTTGTATTGTTCGTCTTGTTTACCTCAAATCCTTTCACGCGTACTTTCCCTGATTTCCCAGTAGATGGAAAAGAACTTAATCCAATGTTGCAAGATGTAGGCTTGATTTTCCACCCTCCATTACTTTATATGGGCTATGTGGGTTTTTCGGTGGCATTTGCGTTTGCGATAGCATCCTTAATGACTGGAAAATTAGATTCAGCTTGGGCGCGTTGGTCACGTCCTTGGACGCTTGCTGCTTGGGTGTTTTTAACTTTAGGTATCGTACTCGGTTCTTGGTGGGCTTATTATGAGCTTGGCTGGGGGGGCTGGTGGTTCTGGGATCCAGTAGAAAACTCATCGTTTATGCCGTGGCTTGCTGGTACTGCATTGATTCACTCTCTTTCTGTGACAGAAAAACGAGGTTCTTTCAAAGCTTGGACGGTATTACTTGCGATTTTAGCCTTTTCACTTTGTCTGCTCGGCACCTTCTTAGTTCGTTCTGGTATCTTAGTTTCAGTTCACGCATTTGCATCGGATCCAACTCGTGGTTTGTATATTTTGGCTTACCTCGTTGTGGTAATTGGCGGTTCGCTTGCACTCTATGCGTATAAAGGCAGTCAAATTCGTTCTCGTGATAATGCAGAACGCTATTCACGTGAAAGTATGTTGTTATTGAATAATATCTTATTAATGACCGCACTTTGCGTTGTATTCTTAGGAACGTTGTTACCACTCGTTCACAAACAACTTGGTTTAGGCTCTATTTCTATTGGTGCGCCGTTCTTTGATCAAATGTTCTTAATTATTATGACACCATTTGCATTATTGCTTGGTATTGGACCTTTAGTGAAATGGCGTAGAGACCAATTTTCTGCAATTCGTACGCCTGTTGTTATCAGCGTATTTGTTATGCTGATTGCAGGTTTTGCGTTACCTTATTTCTTGCAAGATAAAATTACCGTGAGTTCAGTGCTTGGTTCAATGATGACTGTGATTATTGTGTTACTTGTGCTTTATGAATTGCAACAACGTGCGACGCATCGTGAATCATTCTTTGTTGGCGTACGCAAACTATCTCGTTCTCATTGGGGAATGATGTTAGCTCACTTAGGCGTAGCTATGACTGTTTGGGGGATCGCATTTAGCCAAAACTTTAGCGTAGAACGTGATGTGAGAATGAAAGTTGGCGAGAACGCACAAATTGGTCGTTACGATTTTAAATTCGCTGGTGTGACGGATGAAAATGGTCCAAACTATATTGGTGGAAAAGCTCAAATTGATATTTCGAAAGATGGGCAACCAGAGACAAGTTTATTCGCAGAAAAACGTTTTTACACAGTAAGTCGGATGTCTATGACAGAAGCCGCAATTGCTGGTGGTTTAACTCGTGACCTTTATGTGGCACTTGGCGAAAAACTTGAGGACAATTCTTGGGCGTTACGCTTATATTACAAGCCATTTATTCGCTGGATTTGGATT